One genomic segment of Thunnus albacares chromosome 18, fThuAlb1.1, whole genome shotgun sequence includes these proteins:
- the LOC122968172 gene encoding plancitoxin-1-like produces the protein MVQKDDTTGTTGTGVWLLHSTPKFPYKRDKDHFWPESGARNAQTFICVTFPYKTFKDIGEHLQRIRAFPFDSYIPQGFHETLQEVKNKDTKIHSTPKKPKVVPTFHRLISSGQKDFYSIAKQVSSKPEDGDLYVSISEEIDSDVNVQSWGCQPERDGSFCSQKEKVQNILFVNIGWGKWDPGSDHSKWCVAVDQNKPWTCIADVNRSESQYNRLGGALCINDEKVTNLFKGFAKYVEEC, from the exons ATGGTGCAGAAGGACGACACTACAGGCACTACAGGCACTGGAGTCTGGCTGTTACACAGCACACCAAAGTTCCCTTACAAGAGAGATAAAGATCATTTCTGGCCTGAAAGTGGAGCAAGAAACGCTCAGACATTCATCTGTGTAACGTTTCCctacaaaacatttaaagatataG GTGAACACCTGCAGCGCATCAGAGCTTTCCCATTCGATTCTTATATTCCACAAGGCTTTCATGAAACGCTTCAGGAAGTTAAAAACAAGGAcaccaaaatccacagtactCCAAAAAAACCTAAGGTTGTTCCTACGTTCCACCGGCTGATATCTAGTGGACAGAAGGATTTTTACAGCATTGCTAAACAAGTGTCGAGTAAACCAGAGG ACGGAGATCTTTACGTCAGTATTTCAGAGGAAATTGACAGTGATGTGAATGTCCAGAGCTGGGGCTGCCAGCCAGAGCGAGATGGTTCCTTCTgctctcaaaaagaaaaagtgcaaaatatCCTCTTTGTAAACATTGGTTGGGGTAAATGGGACCCTGGCAGTGATCATTCAAAGTGGTGTGTAGCTGTGGATCAGAATAAACCCTGGACCTGTATTGCTGATGTAAACAGATCAGAGTCACAGTATAACAGGCTGGGAGGAGCGCTGTGCATTAACGATGAGAAAGTAACAAACCTTTTCAAGGGCTTTGCAAAGTATGTGGAGGAATGTTGA
- the LOC122968161 gene encoding chemokine-like receptor 1 — MMDMTATPSNDTNTSGVCEENGFFNDTYDDLRRSLNIMSVVIYSLAFILGVLGNGVVIWVTGFKMKKTVNTVWILNLAVADFLFTAFLPFSVIYIALDFHWPFGKFMCKLDNTVRYLNIFVSVYFLVVISVDRCVSVVWPVWAQNHRSVRKASCVSLGVWVLGLILSLPSFIFRDIGPSYDDKNILNCYDNYAFSDGDDETQPEIELGLLRFKAMTIISFPLFFAVPFTVIVSCYAVIIHRLRRNRTRASRSNRPFKIIAAVITVFCLCRAPFYIMTLIELWYHIGNMSSVLELVITIGVPLATCLAYLNSCLNPLLYVFIVKDIKDKVCESILNVFETAFREEVSHSHTDTKSVDTSQRLDESVLNTQV, encoded by the coding sequence ATGATGGACATGACTGCTACACCTTCCAATGACACCAATACATCAGGTGTATGTGAAGAAAATGGCTTTTTTAATGACACCTATGATGATCTGAGAAGGTCTCTCAACATCATGTCTGTCGTTATCTACTCCCTGGCTTTCATTCTGGGAGTGCTCGGAAATGGAGTGGTTATCTGGGTGACTGGGTTCAAgatgaagaaaacagtgaacacAGTTTGGATCCTCAACCTTGCTGTTGCTGACTTCCTCTTCACAGCATTCCTTCCTTTTAGTGTGATATACATAGCTTTGGATTTCCACTGGCCTTTCGGCAAGTTCATGTGCAAACTGGACAACACAGTAAGGTATCTGAACATCTTTGTCAGCGTCTACTTTCTGGTAGTGATCAGTGTGGACAGATGCGTGTCTGTGGTGTGGCCTGTCTGGGCCCAGAACCACCGAAGTGTACGCAAGGCGTCCTGTGTGAGTCTGGGTGTTTGGGTACTGGGTCTGATACTCAGCcttccatctttcatcttcagGGACATTGGGCCATCATATGAtgataaaaatatcttaaaCTGCTACGACAACTATGCCTTttctgatggtgatgatgaaacACAACCTGAGATAGAGTTAGGACTGCTTCGTTTTAAGGCCATGACCATCATCAGCTTCCCTCTGTTTTTTGCTGTCCCCTTCACTGTCATCGTCTCCTGTTATGCTGTGATAATCCATCGTCTCAGGAGGAACCGCACCAGGGCCAGCCGCTCAAATCGCCCCTTTAAGATCATCGCTGCCGTTATCACTGTTTTTTGTCTGTGCAGGGCTCCCTTTTACATCATGACTCTAATTGAGTTGTGGTATCACATTGGTAATATGTCAAGTGTATTAGAACTTGTCATCACTATCGGGGTCCCTTTAGCCACGTGCCTGGCCTACCTTAACAGTTGCCTGAATCCACTGCTGTATGTCTTCATAGTCAAAGATATCAAGGATAAAGTTTGCGAATCCATCCTGAATGTATTTGAGACTGCTTTCCGGGAGGAGGTTTCCCACTCGCACACTGACACAAAGTCAGTGGACACCAGTCAGAGACTTGACGAGTCAGTTCTTAATACTCAAGTATAA